In Aeromicrobium marinum DSM 15272, one genomic interval encodes:
- a CDS encoding vWA domain-containing protein: protein MARPNRRLTRDSRYGRYDGGPDPLAPPVDLSEALDAIGEDVMAGYSPERAMREFLRRGGRDQSGLDDLARRVAERRRELTERHHLDGTLDEIRELLDRAVLAERAQLARDVEMDDTDRALAEMQLANLPTSAAAAVSELNDYRWSSSEAREDFEKIKDLLGREMLDQRFAGMKDALENATDEDRAAITAMLDDLNALLEAHARGDDTTEQFAAFMDTHGQFFPENPTTVEELLDALAQRSAAAQRMRNSMSQEQRDELDALSQQAFGSPELMNSLARLDGTLQALRPGEDWGGSEPMDGEQGLGLGDGTGVFQDIADLDALSDQLSQSYAGSAMDDLDLDSIARQLGDEAAVDARTLQQLEQALRDSGTMKRGTDGHLKLTPKAMRLLGKALLRDVAQTLSGRQGNRDVRQAGAAGERSGATREWAFGDTEPWDVTRTITNAIVRSAGEGTATSGGVRIEIGDVEVQETEARTQACVALLVDTSFSMAMDGRWVPMKRTALALHTLITSRFRGDDLQLIAFGRHAEVMDIEQLTGLDAMYAKGTNLHHALLLANRHFRKHPNAQPVLLIVTDGEPTSHLETSGHVFFDYPPHPLTIAYAVRELENAMRLGAQTTFFRLGEDPGLARFIASMAQRVGGTVVAPELDDLGAAVVGSYLGARHPGGAPGGGFGGMFGGGRGFWAG from the coding sequence ATGGCTAGGCCCAACCGGCGCCTCACGCGCGACTCCCGGTACGGCCGGTACGACGGCGGCCCGGACCCGCTGGCCCCGCCCGTCGACCTGTCGGAGGCGCTGGACGCGATCGGCGAGGACGTCATGGCCGGGTACTCACCCGAACGGGCCATGCGGGAGTTCCTCCGACGCGGCGGCCGCGACCAGTCCGGTCTGGACGACCTGGCCCGCCGGGTCGCCGAGCGCCGCCGCGAGCTCACCGAGCGGCACCACCTCGACGGGACCCTCGACGAGATCCGCGAGCTGCTCGACCGCGCCGTGCTGGCCGAACGGGCCCAGCTGGCACGCGACGTCGAGATGGACGACACCGACCGGGCGCTCGCCGAGATGCAGCTCGCCAACCTGCCCACCTCGGCGGCAGCCGCCGTGAGCGAGCTGAACGACTACCGGTGGAGCAGCAGCGAGGCTCGCGAGGACTTCGAGAAGATCAAGGACCTGCTCGGGCGCGAGATGCTCGACCAGCGGTTCGCCGGCATGAAGGACGCCCTCGAGAACGCCACCGACGAGGACCGGGCCGCCATCACCGCGATGCTCGACGACCTCAACGCCCTCCTGGAGGCGCACGCCAGGGGCGACGACACGACCGAGCAGTTCGCCGCCTTCATGGACACCCACGGACAGTTCTTTCCCGAGAACCCGACCACGGTCGAGGAGCTGCTGGATGCGCTGGCCCAGCGGTCCGCCGCGGCCCAGCGGATGCGCAACTCCATGAGCCAGGAGCAGCGCGACGAGCTCGATGCGCTGTCGCAGCAGGCCTTCGGGTCACCGGAGCTGATGAACTCCCTCGCCCGGCTCGACGGCACCCTGCAGGCGCTGCGACCGGGGGAGGACTGGGGCGGATCCGAACCGATGGACGGCGAGCAGGGCCTCGGCCTCGGTGACGGCACGGGCGTGTTCCAGGACATCGCGGACCTGGATGCGCTGTCCGACCAGCTGTCCCAGTCGTACGCGGGTTCGGCGATGGACGACCTCGACCTCGACTCGATCGCCCGCCAGCTGGGCGACGAGGCAGCCGTCGACGCCCGGACCCTGCAACAGCTGGAACAGGCCCTGCGGGACTCCGGCACCATGAAGCGCGGCACCGACGGACATCTCAAGCTCACCCCCAAGGCGATGCGCCTGCTCGGCAAGGCACTGCTGCGAGACGTGGCCCAGACGCTGTCCGGACGACAGGGCAACCGTGACGTCCGGCAGGCCGGAGCCGCGGGCGAGCGGTCGGGGGCCACCCGGGAGTGGGCCTTCGGCGACACCGAACCGTGGGACGTCACCCGCACCATCACCAACGCGATCGTGCGCTCGGCCGGCGAGGGCACCGCCACCTCCGGCGGGGTGCGCATCGAGATCGGCGACGTCGAGGTGCAGGAGACCGAGGCGCGCACCCAGGCCTGCGTCGCGCTGCTGGTCGACACGTCGTTCTCGATGGCGATGGACGGCCGGTGGGTGCCGATGAAGCGCACCGCGCTGGCCCTGCACACGCTCATCACCAGCCGGTTCCGCGGCGACGACCTGCAGCTCATCGCCTTCGGCCGCCATGCCGAGGTGATGGACATCGAACAGCTCACCGGGCTCGATGCGATGTATGCCAAGGGCACCAACCTGCACCACGCGCTGCTGCTGGCCAACCGGCACTTCCGCAAGCATCCGAACGCGCAGCCGGTGCTGCTGATCGTCACCGACGGCGAGCCCACCTCGCACCTGGAGACCAGCGGGCACGTGTTCTTCGACTACCCCCCGCACCCGCTGACGATCGCCTATGCGGTCCGCGAGCTGGAGAACGCGATGCGGCTCGGCGCCCAGACCACCTTCTTCCGCCTCGGCGAGGATCCCGGTCTGGCCCGGTTCATCGCCTCCATGGCGCAGCGCGTGGGCGGCACGGTCGTGGCACCGGAGCTCGACGACCTCGGTGCCGCGGTCGTGGGCTCCTACCTCGGGGCCAGGCACCCCGGGGGAGCGCCCGGAGGCGGATTCGGTGGGATGTTCGGCGGGGGACGGGGCTTCTGGGCCGGCTGA